The genomic window GGCACCCAAGCTCATGGCCACCAGCAAGGAGCAGAAAGGTGGGGGCAGGCACTGCCCACTGGGCTGGAGGGCATGGGGTCGGCCTGGATGGATGGCGCCTTGGGAGGGAGATGGAGGCCACAGCCTCTCTGTCTGTCCCCAGGTGCCAAAGCCCCGGCAGAGACCGATGATGCCCTGGGCCACGTCCCGGGCCCGAGGGAGGGTCCTGAGCCCGACTGGGACAGCCTGTTCCACGACGGGCCCGAGGAGGCCCCAGAGGAGGCGAGGCCCTGGGCCCGGGTGCTGCCCCCTCGCCAGGTGCTTCATGGGCCTGAGGAGGACCGAGACCACATCTACCACCCCAGGGAGCCCTGACCCTGCCCCGGCcggagaaaaataaagcctgcagAGGTGGCTGTGTGTATTCAAGAACAGTGATCGCGGCCTGCCTGCTGTCTGGGAGAAGGGGGCTGCAGGCTGGCCCCACACACGCAGGGTCTCTGCAGTGCAAGCTGAGCCTGGGTCCCGCCCGGTGCCCCCGCGCCTGGGCCCATCTGCTCCCCCGGCCTCCCCGGGCGCTGGGATGGGCGGGGATGGAGCGGCATTGGAAGCAGGACTGGGAGGAGGGGCCCGGCAGTGCTGGctcagggggcagggggcagggggcagggcacGGGCGACAGGGGGCAGGGCACGGGCGAGTGGGGGCAGGGCACGGGTGACAGgcggcagggggcagggggcagggcacGGGCGGGTGCGGCAGCTGGGCCCAGGCTCCGTGCCCGGTGGCTCGGCAGGCTTGCGGTCGGTCGTGGGCGCAGGTCACTGGAGCGCTACTCGCCGTCCACATGCAGGTGCAGAGGGCTTTCTCCGTGGCAGTCATGTCCCAGGGTGTAGAGGGACACACTTGGTACCTGGACCCTCCCCAAGCCTGGACGGAGCCTGCTCAGGGCTAAGACACAAAGAGGTGCCCAGTGGGGACCtcacgtgccctagagccagtATCTCTCCCCCAGTTCCGAGCTCCTCAAGGACTCAAATGGCAGCCTCACCCCGGGATGCGCTGCTCAGCAGCATACAAGCCTCCCAGCC from Bubalus kerabau isolate K-KA32 ecotype Philippines breed swamp buffalo chromosome 22, PCC_UOA_SB_1v2, whole genome shotgun sequence includes these protein-coding regions:
- the PRAP1 gene encoding proline-rich acidic protein 1, which translates into the protein MRRPLLLASLVAVLLLEVGSARIPQVRVQTKGKVGAEQDTEVWDARAVESLKKDNQLIWLLMAPKLMATSKEQKGAKAPAETDDALGHVPGPREGPEPDWDSLFHDGPEEAPEEARPWARVLPPRQVLHGPEEDRDHIYHPREP